Proteins encoded in a region of the Streptomyces sp. NBC_00513 genome:
- a CDS encoding Helicase associated domain protein — translation MYGVQLREHQVDQKSAFRKWVGFPARSSVPSQGARGTIVSATGSGKTITAAACALECFPGGRILVTVPTLDLLAQTAQAWRLVGHTAPMVAVCSLENDAVLNSLGVRTTTNPIQLALWAATGPVVVLATYASLVDREDIDAAEGQRKMRGPLEAALAGGERLYGQQMAPFDLAIVDEAHGTAGDLGRPWAAIHDNQRIPADFRLYLTATPRILAAARPQKGADGQEAEIASMADDPDGTYGAWLAELGLSEAIEREILAGFEIDVLEIRDPSPILGESEEARRGRRLALLQTALLEHAATYNLRTVMTFHQKVEEAAAFAEKLPETAAALYMNDASDADLAAANRLPKSSIDAEFYELEAGRHVPPDRVWSAWLCGDHLVSERREVLRQFANGIDAAGRRVHRAFLASVRVLGEGVDITGERGVEAVCFADTRGSQVEIVQNIGRALRLNRDGSTKVARIIVPVFLAPNEDPTDMVASASYRPLVAVLQGLRSHDERLVEQLASRALTSGKRKVHVQRDEDGRITGAGGESDGEDQEDGVDAAAESALLHFSSPRDAATIAAFLRTRVYRPESLVWLEGYQALIRWRKENKITGIHAVPYDTEVELGVTKDFPLGRWVHQQRKALRAGELEERRKTLLDAPEAGMVWEPGEEAWEAKLAALRSYRRATGHLAPRQDAMWGEGEAMVPIGQHMANLRRKGAKNGLGKNEDTATTRAAQLTAIDEDWDCPWPLDWQRHHRVLADLVDADGILPYIAPGVTFDGDDIGKWRWRQQEPGTWAQLSTEQQERLTALGIQAPEAPSPAPAAARTTKGPSKAQQAFQRGLTALAQWVEREGTDRPVPRAHGEEIAVEGEAEPVVVKLGVWITNTKQRRGKLTAEQLNALRELGIVWA, via the coding sequence ATGTACGGTGTTCAGCTCAGGGAACACCAAGTCGACCAGAAGTCGGCGTTCCGAAAGTGGGTGGGATTTCCTGCAAGGTCATCTGTACCCTCTCAGGGGGCTCGGGGCACGATCGTCTCCGCTACCGGGTCGGGCAAGACGATCACAGCCGCCGCGTGCGCGCTGGAGTGCTTCCCGGGCGGCCGGATCCTCGTGACCGTGCCGACCCTGGACCTGCTCGCGCAGACCGCCCAAGCGTGGCGCCTGGTGGGCCACACCGCGCCGATGGTCGCGGTGTGCTCGCTGGAGAACGACGCGGTGCTCAACTCGCTGGGGGTGCGCACCACCACCAACCCGATCCAGCTCGCCCTGTGGGCCGCGACCGGCCCGGTCGTCGTGCTCGCCACGTACGCCTCCCTCGTGGACCGTGAGGACATCGACGCAGCCGAGGGCCAGCGGAAGATGCGCGGGCCGCTGGAGGCCGCCCTGGCGGGCGGGGAACGGCTGTACGGGCAGCAGATGGCCCCGTTCGACCTCGCGATCGTGGACGAGGCCCATGGAACCGCCGGCGATCTCGGGCGGCCGTGGGCGGCGATCCACGACAACCAGCGGATCCCGGCCGACTTCCGGCTCTACCTCACCGCCACCCCGCGCATCCTCGCAGCAGCCCGCCCCCAGAAGGGCGCGGACGGCCAGGAGGCGGAGATCGCGTCCATGGCCGACGACCCGGACGGCACCTACGGCGCGTGGCTCGCAGAGCTCGGGCTCTCGGAGGCAATCGAGCGCGAGATCCTTGCGGGCTTCGAGATCGACGTCCTGGAGATCCGCGACCCCTCCCCCATCCTCGGGGAGTCGGAAGAGGCGCGGCGGGGCCGGCGCCTGGCGCTCCTGCAGACCGCACTTTTGGAGCACGCGGCGACGTACAACTTGCGTACGGTCATGACGTTCCACCAGAAGGTGGAGGAGGCCGCCGCGTTCGCGGAGAAGCTGCCCGAGACCGCCGCCGCGCTGTACATGAACGACGCGTCCGACGCCGACCTGGCCGCAGCCAACAGGCTGCCGAAGTCGTCGATCGACGCGGAGTTCTACGAACTCGAGGCCGGCCGCCACGTACCGCCGGACCGCGTGTGGTCGGCGTGGCTGTGCGGCGACCACCTCGTGTCCGAGCGGCGCGAGGTCCTGCGCCAGTTCGCCAACGGCATCGACGCGGCCGGGCGCCGGGTCCACCGCGCTTTCCTCGCGTCCGTTCGCGTACTTGGGGAGGGCGTCGACATCACCGGCGAGCGGGGCGTGGAAGCCGTCTGCTTCGCCGATACCCGCGGCTCGCAGGTCGAGATCGTCCAGAACATCGGCCGCGCCCTGCGGCTCAACCGCGACGGCAGCACGAAGGTCGCCCGCATCATCGTGCCGGTGTTCCTGGCCCCGAACGAGGACCCCACCGACATGGTCGCCAGCGCCAGCTACCGACCCCTCGTAGCGGTCCTCCAAGGCCTCCGCAGCCATGACGAACGACTCGTCGAACAGCTCGCCTCCCGCGCCCTCACCAGCGGCAAGCGCAAAGTCCACGTCCAGCGTGACGAAGACGGGCGGATCACCGGGGCCGGCGGTGAGAGCGACGGCGAGGACCAGGAGGACGGAGTCGACGCCGCTGCTGAGTCGGCCCTGCTCCACTTCTCCAGCCCGCGCGACGCCGCCACCATCGCCGCGTTCCTGCGCACCCGCGTCTACCGGCCCGAGTCGCTGGTGTGGCTGGAGGGCTACCAAGCCCTCATCCGCTGGCGGAAGGAGAACAAGATCACCGGCATCCACGCCGTCCCCTACGACACCGAGGTCGAATTGGGGGTCACCAAGGACTTCCCCCTCGGCCGATGGGTCCACCAACAGCGCAAGGCCCTGCGCGCCGGCGAACTCGAGGAACGGCGCAAGACCCTGCTCGACGCCCCGGAGGCTGGCATGGTGTGGGAGCCCGGCGAGGAAGCGTGGGAGGCCAAGCTCGCCGCCCTGCGGTCGTACCGGCGGGCCACCGGACACCTCGCACCCCGACAGGACGCGATGTGGGGCGAAGGCGAGGCGATGGTGCCCATCGGGCAACACATGGCCAACCTCCGACGCAAGGGCGCAAAGAACGGCCTCGGAAAAAACGAGGACACCGCGACGACCCGGGCGGCGCAGCTCACCGCGATCGACGAGGACTGGGACTGCCCGTGGCCACTGGACTGGCAACGCCACCACCGCGTCCTCGCCGACCTGGTCGACGCCGACGGCATACTGCCCTACATCGCACCCGGCGTCACCTTCGACGGCGACGACATCGGCAAATGGCGGTGGCGGCAGCAAGAACCGGGCACCTGGGCGCAGCTGTCGACCGAGCAGCAGGAACGGCTGACCGCACTGGGCATCCAGGCCCCTGAGGCCCCGTCTCCCGCGCCTGCGGCAGCGCGTACCACGAAGGGTCCGAGCAAGGCGCAGCAGGCATTCCAGCGAGGGCTGACAGCGCTCGCGCAGTGGGTCGAGCGGGAAGGCACAGACCGACCAGTGCCACGCGCGCACGGCGAGGAGATCGCGGTCGAGGGTGAGGCGGAGCCCGTGGTCGTGAAACTCGGCGTATGGATCACCAACACCAAGCAGCGGCGCGGAAAACTCACCGCCGAGCAACTCAACGCACTACGAGAACTCGGCATTGTGTGGGCATGA